A stretch of Bacillus pseudomycoides DNA encodes these proteins:
- the trxB gene encoding thioredoxin-disulfide reductase gives MSEEKIYDVIIIGAGPAGMTAAVYTSRANLSTLMLERGIPGGQMANTEDVENYPGYESILGPDLSNKMFEHAKKFGAEYAYGDVKEVIDGKEYKTIVAGKKEYKTRAIIVASGAEYKKIGVPGEKELGGRGVSYCAVCDGAFFKGKELVVVGGGDSAVEEGVYLTRFASKVTIVHRRDSLRAQKILQDRAFQNEKVDFIWNHTVKEINEENGKVGSVTLVDVNTGEEQEFKTDGAFIYIGMLPLSKPFTELGITNENGYIETNERMETKVPGIFAAGDVREKMLRQIVTATGDGSIAAQSAQHYVEELLEELKTVTEK, from the coding sequence GTGTCAGAAGAAAAAATTTATGATGTCATTATTATTGGTGCTGGGCCAGCTGGGATGACAGCTGCAGTGTATACGTCTCGTGCAAATTTAAGCACGCTTATGCTTGAACGCGGTATTCCAGGCGGACAAATGGCAAATACAGAAGATGTAGAAAACTATCCAGGTTATGAATCGATTTTAGGACCGGATTTATCAAATAAAATGTTCGAGCATGCGAAGAAATTCGGTGCTGAATATGCATATGGTGATGTGAAAGAAGTCATCGATGGCAAAGAATATAAAACAATTGTAGCTGGTAAGAAAGAATATAAAACACGCGCAATCATCGTTGCAAGTGGTGCAGAGTACAAAAAAATCGGTGTACCAGGTGAAAAAGAACTTGGCGGCCGCGGTGTATCATATTGTGCTGTATGTGACGGCGCATTCTTTAAAGGAAAAGAACTTGTTGTTGTTGGCGGAGGAGACTCTGCTGTTGAGGAAGGTGTATATTTAACACGTTTCGCATCAAAAGTAACAATCGTCCACCGTCGTGATTCTCTTCGTGCACAGAAAATCCTGCAAGATCGTGCTTTCCAAAATGAGAAAGTAGATTTCATTTGGAATCATACTGTGAAAGAAATTAACGAAGAGAACGGTAAAGTTGGTAGTGTAACACTTGTAGACGTGAACACTGGTGAAGAACAAGAGTTCAAAACAGATGGTGCATTCATTTACATCGGTATGCTACCATTATCAAAACCATTTACAGAACTAGGTATTACAAATGAAAATGGTTATATCGAAACAAATGAACGTATGGAAACAAAAGTTCCTGGTATTTTTGCAGCTGGTGATGTTCGCGAAAAAATGCTTCGTCAAATTGTAACAGCAACTGGTGATGGTAGTATTGCAGCGCAAAGTGCACAGCACTACGTAGAAGAGCTGTTAGAGGAATTAAAAACTGTAACAGAAAAATAA
- a CDS encoding (Fe-S)-binding protein yields MKVSIFITCVADVFYPEVGKDVVEILEDLGCEVDFPKDQTCCGQPAYNSGYHKETKTAAKHMIEAFANSEYVVAPSGSCAMMVHEFSSLFSESETEWKKKATELANKTYEFTQFLVEVLGKEDLGAEFHKKATVHTSCHMSRLMGIKEPPQKLLKCVKGLEVVSLPHNYDCCGFGGTFSVKMAEISEQMVDEKVKHIMETGAELLIGMDCSCLMNIKGRLTRNGYPIDVKHIAQVLNEDRK; encoded by the coding sequence ATGAAAGTTTCAATATTTATCACTTGTGTTGCAGATGTTTTTTATCCAGAAGTAGGAAAAGATGTTGTGGAAATTCTTGAAGATTTAGGGTGTGAAGTTGATTTCCCTAAAGACCAAACCTGCTGCGGACAGCCTGCTTATAATAGCGGCTATCATAAGGAAACAAAAACAGCTGCAAAACATATGATTGAAGCTTTTGCTAATTCGGAATATGTTGTAGCACCATCAGGATCTTGCGCTATGATGGTTCACGAGTTTTCTAGCTTGTTTTCTGAAAGTGAAACAGAGTGGAAGAAAAAAGCTACTGAACTTGCAAATAAAACATATGAATTCACACAATTTCTTGTTGAAGTATTAGGGAAAGAAGACTTAGGTGCGGAGTTTCATAAAAAAGCAACGGTTCATACGTCTTGCCATATGAGTCGATTAATGGGGATTAAGGAACCGCCGCAAAAATTATTAAAATGTGTAAAGGGACTGGAAGTTGTTTCGTTACCACATAATTATGACTGCTGTGGATTTGGAGGCACATTCTCAGTGAAAATGGCAGAAATCTCTGAGCAGATGGTCGATGAAAAAGTAAAGCATATTATGGAAACCGGTGCGGAACTGTTAATCGGGATGGATTGTAGCTGCTTAATGAATATAAAAGGACGTTTAACACGCAATGGTTATCCAATTGATGTAAAACATATTGCTCAAGTATTAAATGAAGATCGAAAATAA
- a CDS encoding DUF368 domain-containing protein, which produces MEWRNIYRGFCMGVSDLIPGVSGGTIAVVLGIYERLLAAISGFFSREWKKHLGFLIPLAAGVAAAFLTLSHVIKYLLEYHYEPTQFFFLGLILSILPMLMKEANAKETFKAGHIVLLIVAAVLVAVTAFFKPDKAADPITMLTILNTIGLFLAGWMASMAMLLPGISGSFILLIIGVYPTAINALTTLNLPLIAVIGAGVMVGFVVSSKGISYLLAHFKSATFAAIIGLVIGSIAVVFPGIPTDGMSIVSSVITFILGFAIVSYFSKKK; this is translated from the coding sequence ATGGAATGGCGTAATATATATCGCGGTTTTTGTATGGGAGTTAGTGATTTAATTCCAGGTGTGAGCGGCGGAACAATTGCTGTTGTGTTAGGGATTTATGAAAGATTGCTTGCGGCAATTAGTGGATTCTTTAGTCGTGAATGGAAAAAGCATTTGGGCTTTTTAATTCCGCTTGCTGCTGGTGTAGCAGCAGCTTTTTTAACATTAAGTCATGTGATTAAATATTTGCTGGAATATCATTATGAGCCAACACAGTTTTTCTTCCTTGGTTTAATTTTAAGTATTTTACCAATGTTAATGAAGGAAGCAAATGCAAAGGAAACATTTAAAGCAGGACATATTGTATTACTAATCGTTGCAGCGGTACTTGTAGCTGTAACGGCATTCTTTAAGCCAGATAAAGCGGCAGATCCAATTACTATGTTAACCATTTTAAATACAATTGGGTTATTCTTAGCAGGTTGGATGGCGAGTATGGCTATGTTACTTCCGGGGATTAGTGGATCATTTATTTTATTAATCATCGGTGTATATCCAACAGCGATTAATGCGTTAACGACATTAAACTTGCCGCTTATTGCAGTAATTGGCGCAGGTGTTATGGTTGGATTCGTTGTAAGTAGTAAAGGAATTAGTTACTTATTAGCCCATTTTAAAAGCGCAACATTCGCAGCAATTATCGGACTTGTTATCGGATCGATTGCGGTAGTTTTCCCAGGCATTCCGACTGATGGTATGTCAATTGTAAGCTCAGTTATTACGTTTATATTAGGGTTTGCGATTGTATCGTATTTTAGTAAGAAAAAGTGA